One Clostridiisalibacter paucivorans DSM 22131 DNA segment encodes these proteins:
- a CDS encoding SHOCT domain-containing protein translates to MKDILEYSIQLAMLRQLLSEKLINNQEYFKIKKLLMEKYKISSDLTC, encoded by the coding sequence ATGAAGGACATATTAGAATATAGCATTCAGCTTGCCATGCTCAGGCAATTATTAAGTGAAAAGCTAATAAACAATCAAGAATACTTTAAGATTAAAAAACTTCTTATGGAAAAATATAAGATTTCTTCAGATTTGACCTGCTAA